The DNA window GGTCAGCGGTGCCACCATGGCCAATTTCGCCGGACTGGCCATTGGCCGGCAGTGGCTGGGGCAACAGCACGGCGTGGATATCGCCCAACGGGGCCTGGCGGCGCTGGGCCCGATCCGGGTGCTGGCGGCCAACCCGCATTCCAGCAGCGTGAAGGCGCTCAGCATGCTCGGCATCGGCCGCGACGCGCTGACGACCGTCGCCAGCCTGCCGGACTCGGAAGCCATGGATATGGCAGCGCTGGAGCGACAGCTCGCCGCCGGTGAAGGCCGCCCCACGTTGGTGCTGGCCAGCGCCGGCACGGTCAACACCGTCGCCTTCGACGATCTGCCGCGTCTGCTGGCGCTGCGGGAGCGCTATCCGTTCTGGCTGCATGTCGATGCGGCTTTCGGCGGCGTGGCGGCCTGCTCGCCGCTGTACGCCCCAAGGCTCGAGGGCTGGCAGCATGCCGATTCCATCACCGTCGATGCGCACAAATGGCTGAACGTACCTTATGACAGCGCGATCCAATTTACCCGCCACCTGAATCTGCAGATGCAGGTATTTCAGAACCATTCAGCCTACCTGGAAGCGCCGACGCCGCGGCCGGACAACTATCTGCACCTGACACCGGAAAATTCGCGCCGCTTTCGCGCCCTGCCGCTCTGGCTGACGTTGAAAGCCTATGGCCGCAGCGGCATACGGGATATCGTCGAGCGCAACGTCCGATTGGCGCAGGCGCTGGGTGCGGCGCTGGCAGCCGACGACGGTTTCCAGCTGCTGGCGCCGGTGAATATGAACGTGGTGTGTTTCGCGCTCAGCCACCCGCAGGGCGACAGCGAAGCGGCGCGCGATCGCTTTCTCGAGCGCCTTAACCGGCACGGCGTGGTGCGTTGCACCCCGACGACCTATAACCGTCAGCCAGGGATCCGCGCCGCACTGGTCAACTGGATGACGGAGGAACGGGACATCCGGCTGGCGCTGGACTCGCTGCGCCATTGCCTGGCGGAAACGGCCTAACGCGCGCGGCGCACTAGCCGAGTTGGAAAGCCTGCAAACGCCGCTCTTGCCGCCCGTCATCGCTGATGTTATCCGGCGACAGCCAGGCGGCAAACGCCGCGCACCGCGCCGGCCACTCCCCGTCGACAATCGACAGCCAGTCGGT is part of the Serratia marcescens genome and encodes:
- a CDS encoding pyridoxal phosphate-dependent decarboxylase family protein; this encodes MHPRLQQDLTQFPQILDHTRQLAEDFLAGLRERSVCPPLTQQQLQPGDDRLAENGEGALAALDDFWQRYQTGISASAGPRYFGFVTGGGTPAAVAADWLVSVTDQNSQLSHDTIAAAIELAAVTQLKSLLGLPEAFSGSLVSGATMANFAGLAIGRQWLGQQHGVDIAQRGLAALGPIRVLAANPHSSSVKALSMLGIGRDALTTVASLPDSEAMDMAALERQLAAGEGRPTLVLASAGTVNTVAFDDLPRLLALRERYPFWLHVDAAFGGVAACSPLYAPRLEGWQHADSITVDAHKWLNVPYDSAIQFTRHLNLQMQVFQNHSAYLEAPTPRPDNYLHLTPENSRRFRALPLWLTLKAYGRSGIRDIVERNVRLAQALGAALAADDGFQLLAPVNMNVVCFALSHPQGDSEAARDRFLERLNRHGVVRCTPTTYNRQPGIRAALVNWMTEERDIRLALDSLRHCLAETA